The following coding sequences lie in one Alosa sapidissima isolate fAloSap1 chromosome 15, fAloSap1.pri, whole genome shotgun sequence genomic window:
- the zgc:162730 gene encoding mRNA decay activator protein ZFP36 encodes MSDVLGDIILKNLVNLGLDESFNDQNAKPMVPRLNRSSSYFSPTPKPHSVSSEQLSDGTPNWSFDIWGDAVPSKPQNPFRPDRSMSLTENSIATFGKPKPLEVPPPPGFPPLTPQTPIPSNRYKTELCRSFQENGSCKYGNKCQFAHGEAELRCMYRHPKYKTEACRTFYNFGYCPYGTRCHFIHEDKLSSSMLNQKNQTPRLRQSVSFAGFLGSRSSPPPALHEPLSFTRAPSVSPPPSDLLSPVFNETFQFGQTRASVGDIHNIPMIVEPQKNTRCVCGHGNNHPSALNKNYAMDDRNSVYFPQPNLQRFSSEDSLSDRESYSSSSSNSGSTSPTFDGSGGKRLTVFARLSVSD; translated from the exons ATGTCCGACGTATTGGGCGACATTATTCTGAAG AACCTGGTCAACCTTGGCTTGGACGAATCCTTCAACGACCAAAATGCGAAACCGATGGTACCTCGTCTTAATCGTTCCTCTTCATACTTCTCGCCAACTCCTAAGCCCCACAGCGTGAGTTCTGAGCAACTGTCTGATGGCACCCCGAACTGGAGTTTTGACATCTGGGGCGACGCAGTGCCTAGCAAACCCCAGAATCCATTCCGACCTGACCGTTCCATGAGCCTCACAGAGAACAGTATCGCAACTTTTGGCAAGCCTAAACCTCTCGAAGTGCCACCACCTCCTGGTTTTCCTCCTCTGACCCCTCAAACACCTATTCCCTCTAACCGTTACAAGACCGAGCTTTGCCGAAGCTTTCAGGAAAATGGCAGCTGCAAGTATGGGAATAAATGCCAGTTTGCGCACGGTGAGGCTGAGCTTCGCTGTATGTACAGACACCCCAAGTACAAGACGGAGGCGTGCCGCACTTTCTATAACTTTGGGTACTGTCCCTACGGGACGCGGTGCCACTTTATCCACGAAGACAAGCTGTCTTCATCAATGCTGAATCAGAAAAATCAAACGCCACGTCTCCGCCAAAGCGTAAGCTTCGCGGGCTTCTTGGGTTCTCGCAGTTCTCCACCTCCTGCTCTTCACGAGCCGCTGAGTTTCACCCGTGCGCCTTCGGTCTCCCCACCGCCCTCAGATCTCCTCTCTCCAGTTTTCAACGAAACATTTCAGTTTGGCCAGACCCGAGCAAGTGTTGGCGACATACACAACATTCCTATGATCGTCGAGCCTCAGAAGAACACCCGCTGTGTTTGCGGTCACGGAAATAATCACCCCTCAGCTCTAAACAAAAACTATGCCATGGACGACCGTAACAGTGTCTACTTTCCCCAGCCGAATTTGCAGCGTTTCTCCTCCGAGGACTCCCTGTCAGACCGGGAGAGCTACTcaagttccagcagcaacagtggCTCTACCTCTCCTACTTTCGACGGGTCGGGGGGAAAGCGCCTGACCGTTTTTGCTAGACTGTCTGTGTCAGATTAA